The sequence ACCGCAGTTGCTCATGGCACCGATGCGGTTCATGGCGATAGCGATGGTTTCGTGTGCTTCGGGGCTCAAGGAGCCAAGACTCATGGCGCCTGCCACAAAGTGCTTGACAATGGATTCACGGCTTTCGACTTCGGAAATATCGATCGGAGTCGCTTCCTTGAACTTGAACAAGCCGCGGAGCGTTGCCTGACGTTCAGACTGGTCGTTAATGAGCTTGCTGTAAACCTTGAACTTTTCGTAGTCGCCGCCCTGAACGGCCTGACGGAAGGCTGCCAAGGACTGCGGAGTCCACAAGTGCTTTTCGCCTTCTTTGCGGTAAGCGTACTGGCCACCGGACTGAAGAACCTTGCTTGCGTCGGCAAAGGCAATCTTCTGGCGTTCGCCCACTTCGGTAGCGATTTCTTCGAGACCGATACCTTCGATGCGGCTTGCGGTACCCGGCAAGAACTTTTCGACGAGCTCCTTGTTCAGGCCGACCGCTTCGAAAATCTGGGCGCTGCGGTAGCTACGGAGGGTAGAAATACCCATCTTCGACATAATCTTGAGGAGACCCTTATCGACAGCCTTCACGTAGTTGGCGGCAGCCGTCACCGGATCGACATCGAGGTCGCCGTTGTGGCACATGTTGGTAATGCTCTGGAAGGCCAGATACGGGTTGATGACCGTGGCACCGAAACCGAGCAACAGGGCAAAGTGCATGACTTCGCGGACTTCGCCGGACTGCACCACCAGACCGATTTCAGGACGCACGCCGGCTTCCACAAGGGCGCGGTTCACGCTGGCCGTGGCAAGTAGCGACGGAATAGGCACGTAGCCCCAATCGATGTTCTTATCGGTCAGAACGATGATATCGAAGCCCTCGTTCACGGCACGCACGGCATCGCCAGCGAGGTTCTGCAAGGCGGCTTCCAGGACTTCCCCATTGCCACCGAGCGGGAACTGCATCTTGAGTTCCTTGGCCTTGAAAGCCTTATCGCCAATGTTTTCAAAGCGGCGGATTTCGTCTTCGGTCACGATCGGGCGCGGAATCTTGATGAGGTGCGCCTGTTCCGGAGTTTCTTCGAGGATGTTGCCGTGGTTACCGATGTAAGTCGTAAGGCTCATCACCAATTCTTCACGAATCGGGTCAATCGGCGGGTTCGTCACCTGAGCGAACAGCTGCTTGAAGTAGTTGAACAGCGGCTGCGGCTTGTCAGAGAGCACGGCGAGAGCGGCGTCGTTACCCATAGAACCAATCGGTTCTGCACCGTTCTTGGCCATGGGCTGCAAAATAATGGAGAGGTCTTCGGCAGAGTAACCGAAGCGCTTCTGCTGCACCAGAATATCGTCAGGAACGTCGGCCGGGTTAATTTCGCTAAAGAGGCCACGAACGCTCATCTTGTTTTCGGCGACCCAGCGGCGGTACGGCTTGCTACGGGCCACGTAAGCCTTCATTTCGGCGTTCTTCAAGATGTGGTGATTTTCGAGGTCGAGGTAGATGATTTCACCGGGTTTGAGGCGGCCCTTTTCTTCGACTTCGTCATCCTGCAGGTCGAGCACGCCCGTTTCAGAGGCCATCACGAAGAGACCGTCTTTACATAAAGTGTAACGTGCCGGACGAAGACCGTTACGGTCGAGGATTGCACCGGCGTTCACACCGTCAGAGAAAGCGACGGCAGCAGGGCCGTCCCACGGTTCCATCAGCATGGATTCGTATTCAAAGAAGCCACGCACGTCGCGGCCGAGATAATGCTTCTGGCCCCAAGCCTGCGGCAGGAGCATCATCATCGCATGCGGGAGGCTACGGCCCGCTGCGACGAGAAGCTCAAACATGTTATCAAGGCTAGCAGAGTCGCTCTGGCCCGGCATAATGAGCGGCAAGAGCTTCGGCAAATCTTCACCGATGACATCGCTCTTCAGGAGCGGTTCGCGGGCGCGAAGGCTGTTCAGGTTACCGCGCAGGGTGTTGATTTCACCATTGTGAGCGAGGTAGCGGAACGGATGAGCCAGCGGCCAAGTCGGGAACGTGTTGGTAGAATAACGCTGGTGAACGAGAGCCAAGGGGCTTTCGAAATCGAGGTCGTTCAGGTCCTTATAGAAGCCTTCGATCTGGCTTGCAAGCAACAGGCCCTTGTACACAATGCTCTTGCGGCTGCAGCTGCAAACATACACGCCCTTGCAGGTCTTTTCGACCAGGCGGCGCACCACGTAAAGCTTGATATCGAATTCTTCGTTGGTCTTGAACTTGGAGCCGTCAAAGAACACCTGGCGAATGTGCGGCAGGGTTTCGCGAGCCGTGTGACCGATTGTAGCGGGGTTCACCGGAACTTCGCGGAACTGGATGACATCGACACCTTCGGATTCGGCAACGTGCTTGATTTCGGCATCCAAAGCATCGGCGGCAAGCGTATTTTCGACAAAGTACATGGCCACGCCGTAACGGGCCGGAAGACTCGGATAGAGCTTGCGGAAGAACTTATGCGGCATAGAAAGCAAAAGGCCAGCGCCGTCACCCGTTTCAGGGTCGCCACCAGCCGCACCGCGGTGCATGAGCCTTTTCAAGACCGTAATACCCTGCAACACAATCTGGTGCGAGGCAACATTATTAATATTGGCAACTAGGCCGACACCGCAGGCGTCGTGTTCGTTGGCCGGATCGTAAAGTGCTTGAGCGTTCATAAATAATCCTTGTTTTTACTTTTTTGCGCTCCGTATTTGCAAAATCCGTGCCAAACAGACAAAACACCCGCCAATTATTGAAAAAGCGGTCAAAAATGTAAAATGAAAGCCGAATCCTAAAATTCAGCCAAATTTTCAATTTCAAAATTTGTAAAGAATCGTAGCTATTTTACAAATCTTGTAACAAACAAAGGGAGATGCCTCTCCCTCACTCCAGCCTTGCCCAAAATCATCAAAGCAACTGATACACGTCACAAACGTCCTAGGGCAAGTCTGCCGTTACCCTCTCGCCTAGGGGGCCACCCCCCCCTAAGACCCCCAATATTTATTCGAACACTTTCTTCTTGCGTTGGTCACGACCGATAAACACGAGGCTCACAACCACACCGGCAAGCAGTGCCACCGAGGTGAAAATCCATGCGGTAGAATGCCCGCAGGTCACCTGGAAGAACAGCACCGAGAGACTCCAGCCGATGACCGTCTGGAGCACCATCATGAGCGTTCCGTAAAAGCGTCCGAGTTCGCGGAAGGCGGTTCCCATGGCGGCAAGGCACGGCACATAGAGCAATATAAACAGCAGGTAGGCCAGCACCTGGAAGCGACCGAGGTTGAAATGCGCCTGCATCGTCTTGTACGCTCCTTCGTTCCCGGCACTTTCGGATTCATCAATCGCGTCCTTGACGCCCAGCGGGTTCGCAATGGAGGTAAAGACTTCCACTAAGTTCGCCGGGATGCTCACCAGAGCTTCTTTTACAGTGGATTTGAGGCTAAAGCCATCATCTGCAGCGGGCTCTGCAGCAGCCTCAGTCGCGCCGACCTCCCCCGCCGCATCACCCGTGCCCTCGATGGCGTACAGCGAGTTGAGCGTACCGACAATCGCTTCCTTCGCGAAAAGTCCCGTAAAGAGCGCCACCGAAGCGGGCCAATTGTCGCGTTCAACACCGAAGGGTTCGAACACGGGCGTAATCACCGTACCCACGGCGCTCAGCACCGACTTTTCGTTGTTGTCGTTGCCGAAACTTCCGTCAGTACCGACGGAACCCATAAAGCCGAGCACCGTCACCATGATGAGCACGACCTTGCCCGCGCGGAAAACGAATTCCTTGAGGCGGAGCCATGCATGGCGGAAAAGGTTACGCGCCTTGGGCAAATGGTAAGGCGGCAGTTCCATGATAAACGTCGATTCCTTGCCCATGAAAACCGTATGGCGCAAAAGCAGGCCGTAAATCAACGCAATCACAATGCCCGTCAAGTAAATTCCGAACACGAGCGTCCCTGCGCTTTCGCCGAAGAACGCCGCGCCAAACAGCGCATACACCGGGAGGCGCGCGCCGCAGCTCATAAACGGCACCAGAAACAACGTAAGGAACCTTTCGCGCTTGTTTTCGAGCGTACGCGTGCCCATGAGCGCCGGCACCGAGCAGCCAAAGCCCACGATCATCGGCACAAAGGCCTTGCCCGGGAGCCCGAGGAACCGCATAAAGCGATCCGCCACGAATGCCGCACGCGACATGTAGCCGGAATCTTCGAGGAACGAAAGGCAAAGGAACATGAAGAAAATGACCGGAATGAACGTCGATACCGTCTGGATACCCGTACCGATGCCGTTCGCCAACAGCGCCACGACAACGCCTGGCGCGCCAACCTTCGTCAGGAGTTCCGTCATGCCGTCCACGAAAATTCCACCGAACAGGATGTCGAAGAAATCGATAAACGCGCTGCCGACCTTCACCGCAAACCAGAACACCAGATACATGGCAACGAGGAAAAGCGGAATTCCCAGAATGCGGTTCAGGAACAGTTTGTCGAGTTTGTCGGTCCGCGTGCGCTTGGTAGTATTGTCGCGGATGACCGCCTTCGCGATATCGCGGGCATAGGAGTAACGGGAATCAGCCAGCGCAAATTCCACCTCTTCGCCCAAGTCTTCTTCAATCTTGTCGTGCGGGATTTCGACACCGAGCTCGTCGGCAAGTTCCAGCACTCGCCCGCTATGCTCCAGGTACTGCACCGCCGTCCAGCGCGGGCTTGCGCCAAGTTTGTCGGCTACGGGCTTGAGCGGCACCGCAATTTCTTCAATCAGTTTTTCCAGGACTTCGGAATGCTTGACCGCCTTCGGGAGCGGGAGTTCGCGGCTATTGTGCAGCAGCTTGTGCAAGTCGTTCACGAATCCTTCGCAGCTCTTGGGCGAAACCGCCGTGAGGCCAATCGCCGTCACGCCGAGGATTTCTTCGAGCTTGTGCAGATCCACATGGATGCCGCGACTCGCCGCGATGTCCATCATGTTCACCGCCAAGACCATCGGCACGCCCTTTTCCATCAGCTGGCTCGTGAGGAACAGGTTGCGCTCCAGGTTCGTCGCATCCAAGATGTTCACGACCAAGTCCGCCTCGCCCTTGAGCAGGTAATCGAGGGCGGCACGCTCGTCTTCGGAGTTTGCAAACAGTGCGTAAATACCCGGCAAGTCCACCACGCGAATCGTGTGGTTGTCGAGCTTAAACTGGCCTTCCTTCTTTTCGACAGTCACGCCAGGCCAGTTGCCCACAATCTGGTTCGAGCCGGTAAGCGAGTTAAAGAGCGCCGTCTTTCCGCAGTTCGGGTTGCCCGCAATCGCAATCGTGAAAACTTCTTTCTCGATAGGCATCAGACTCTCCTCAACTTGAGCACGTTGGCTTCTTGCTTGCGGAGCGAAAGCCTGTACGAAAGCACGCTCACCTCGACCGGGTCGCCGAGCGGTGCCACCTGCAAAACCTGCAATACCACACCGCGCACAAGCCCCATCGACAAAAGTTTGGACTTGTACTGAGAATCACCCGTGTTGTATCCAATAATTTCGGCCTTGTCGCCTTTTTTTAGTTCCGAAAACTTCGGTTCGTTATTCATACACCAACGATTTACTTTTTCGTAGATTTAGCGGCAGTCTTCGACTTTTTTGCCGTCGCACCCGTACTAGGGGAATTCACAAAATCCTCGATCCTCTCGAGAGTTTCCGCCGAAAGAATGTGTTCCATGCAGCAGGCGTCCTTGTCAGCAATCGCCTCGGAGATACCGAGCTTGATCAAGAAACTCTTCAGCAGAATGTGACGGTTCAGAATCTGGGACGCCACGAGCGCGCCTTCCGAGGTGAGTTCGATACCGCTGTACGGCTCCTGCGTCACAAGGCCCAGCTTCTTGAGTTCGATTACCGCCTTGGCAACCGACGGCATCTTGACCTTGAGCGCCGCCGCAATGTCTCGGACACGGGCAATCCCGTTCGCAAGGCGCAGCATGTGCACCATTTCCAAGTAGTCTTCAAGGCTCTGACTTAACTTTACTTGTTCCATAGGACGGCTCCGATTAGACGAAAAACACACCTTATATATTAGTCAACGCTAAATTTAGAAAGCCTCGGCTAATTAGTAAAGGCTAAACTGCGGAAAATGGGGGTAAAAAGGGGCGTTACCCGGCTCGTCCCTCGCCGGGTCGGGCTATACTCGCTTCGCTCACCGAGCCTATAGTCTCGGCCCCAAGGGGTCACTATCCCTAACGCGGAACGCGAATTAACAATTCATTCTATTTCAGCAGACGCACTAATCTAAACTATAACGACATCAAGGACCTAGAGAAAATCTCGACACACTGATGAGCAATTTAATCACCGATTACCCCTGCGAGTTCTTCTTTTTTGCCCTGTATGCGACCTTGCGTTCGCCAACGCAGTTCAAGGCAAGCGCTTTGTTCATGTAGTTCGCGCGTTCTAGTTCTATTGCGTTGCGCAGAGTCCTTGTAAGAAAATCGTTAGGACTTGAGCCAGCTTCGGCCGCCAACTTTCGTACTGTTTCTTGCAAGTCGTAAGGAACCTGGACAATCATGCTCTTCATCGGAGTTATGTGCAGTTCGCCGCCGACGGCCTCCGACATCTTCAGCAACTGCTTGTACGAAGGATTCGTTTTCAAGGATGCAATACGCGAGATAGCGCTTTGCGTCGTGCCCATCTTGTCGGCGACATCTTGCTGCGTGAGCCCCAAGGAATCTTTCAGGAAATCAAAATCCGTCAGGAAGGCCGACAGCGCCTCGTATGTCTTGGAGTACAAATCCAAACCTTCGTCTTCTTTTTCGAGCGAAGACATAAAGTCGATAACTTGATTCTTTTTCATTGCATAACTCCCTGTTTGACAAGTTCTCTGTATTGCTTCAGTTTTGCAAATGCTGTCCCGAGTTTCATCGGTTCCTTTTTGTGTTTCAATTCCGCGCATAACAAAATGAGCGTGCTGATTTCGTTTATTGCCATGCAGAAATATATTCTAAAAACTCCGCCTTTCGCCTGCTTTGGAATTCGCATCTCGTACAAGCCGTCATATTCCTTCGGAAACTTGTAAATTTGTTCATTCAGCAAAAAAGGCGACAAATCCATAACAGTCGAAAGGACCTTCAGAAAACTCTTGACCCGTAGATACAAATCCAGACGATGCCTTGACAGATCCTTTATTTCTTTGCCGACATCTCCTGTTTCGTCTTTGGGGTCTGCTTTTTCTGCCTCAAAAAATTGCACATTCGGAAAGAACTTGAACTTCATATACTAAATATAGCATATTTGCTATATTTAGTCAATAATTTTTTTTTTTATTTTCTAATAAGGAATTAGTTCTGCAAGTTCGCTTTGCACAGCGGGGATGCTTGCGTAGTTCAGCTGTTCTAATTCTTAATCAATCCTGCTAGTTCACTTTGTGCCGCGGGATTGTTCGCGTAATTCCGCATGACGGATTTCATATCGAGGAGGATGCAGTGGATTTTGTGGTAAGGCCTTTTGCAGTCTTTCCAATCGCCGTAAATGTAGCCAGCGCGCTTCATTTGGAAGATCGCAGAGCTCGCCAAAGTGCCTTCAGCTTCCGCGCAATATGGCATAATGAAGGCGTTGTAAATGCTTAAAGTGTCATCCTGAGCGAAGTGTAACGAAGTCGAAGGATTTTCCTCCATCTTTTCCACATATTCCGCATAAGCTATCTGCTTACACACGGATTCGGCCCCCGGCAAATGCGAATTGAAACCAGTCAAGCCGTATTTGTAGTACTTTGAATCAAGGATATACACACCCTCCCCCACAACCATTATCGTATCTGGTCGGAGTGTGGAACGTTTCGGGTCGTTCAGAACTATTTCCTCTTCGGATTCATCAAGTTTTTCATCGCGGCGTCCGTCATTCCACCGTAAATGCGGATTGAATTTATCCTTGGCAACTCCCTGCGGCAACTTCCCGAAAATTCTATCAACCATCGCTTCCCACACAGGGGCGAAGGTGTTTACGCCAAACAACGGCTCGTTTTCACTACCATCTTCGCCACGATTTTCCTCGTTTCCCAAATAACGGACCATCTTTAGCATGGCATGGAAAAGTTCCAAATGTTTGTCATTGAATGTTGCCGCAATTTTATCCTGAATTACTTCTGCAAACAATTCGTAATCAAACAAAAGTTCCGATTCTTCGACTTCATTTTCTAAAATGCCGTATAGCGAACCAATCAGCCGAGCAGATTCTTTAACGCAAAACTTGTGGACGAGCGTAATCAAGTTGTCTTCACGGTAACTCGTCTTGCGCGTAATCAAGTTCAGATATACAACCTGATCGTGACCTTCTTCGTCTTTGACGACCTGCGGCTTAATTCTTTTAATTGTTCGCGGCCAGCTGATTTTGCCGGAGAAACCCTTCTTGTAAATCGTTTCGGATTCCACAAAGTAGCCGAAATCGAGATAGTACCGCAATACCGAAAGATACGCGTAGAACGGGAAATCCAGTTGGGATTTTCTCAAGTCTTCTTCGGAGAAATAGCTTTGCAGGGATTTATCGTTCAATACAGCAATAAGTTGGTAGAAATCCCGCTTGCAAATATCTTCAGAAGGCTTAGACGCACGATACCCCATCGGGAAATAGATCTTAGGTTGATTGTCTTCAATCCTTATCCCGACAAACGATTTGTCCTTCTTTTCGTCACTTGAATACCAGGCATCATACACGCAAAAATCCGCAAAAAACGTGAAAGCCTTTTGTGCAGGTTCTGCGATATGTTGAGCAAGAGCTGTCATTTAGGTATTCGCCTGCTTTTGCAACTTTGCCTTATCAACGTCATTCATCTTGAAAATCTTTTCAAAGGACTCAAATCCGACAGACGTTTCAAAAGCGTCTATCAAATCCGAAAGCGAGTTGACTTTGTCGTCCTTGACGAAAATCTCGCCAGACTTATTGCGCTTGAAAACGTCGTCCCACAGATATTTGAGAACCTTTTCCGCGAAGTCTTCTTTCTTGATTTTATCTACACCGTTAATCTTTTCACCGGTGATAAACCAACCGCCCAGACACTTGTCGTCAGCCTTCAAAATAGCCGTCTGTGGCAAGAGAATCTTCTCGTTTATCCATTCACGGAAATCGCCCCAGCAAACGCCGGTGTCGTCAATCTCCGTTTTATATTGGGCGGAATTTTCGTCCAAGACATTCCGAATCATCTTTGACTTGAAGCGACGCTGGAACGCATTATCCATCGTGAACACGTTCTGGTCATTTGTATTCATCGTCGCGTAAATAGAAAGATTCGGCGGCAAGCGCACAGCAGTATTGTTGATAAACTTTATTTCGTTACCGTATGGGACGGAATCGTCGTATTCAATCTTTTCCGGATTATCCGTACTCTTCTGACGAATATACGCGTTCACATCAATGTTTGTAACTCCGTAAGAACTCCAACCCGTATTGTAGATGTTCCCCGAAAGTTCTTCAGGGCCATCTTCCGGGCGTATACGGTCCAGTAACTGGAACATTTCCCCAAAAATAGCGGCCGCATTGCCGCGGTTGATTTCCTCGATAACCAAGAAGAACGGCTCCGCGGGATTGCGATAGGCCCTGCGCACGATTTCCGCAAACGGACCCGGTTTAAAGCGATATTCGACACCGCCGTTGTCCGGCTTCACGTAAGGATAAATCTGCCCCACGAAATCCGCATTGCAGTATTCCGGGTGGAATACGCAACGAACCTTATGATATTCCTTGTCCGTGACGCCGTATTTATCCAATTCGGCGTTGATGACCTTGTTCACTTCGTAGCTCTTGCCGCACCCCGGAACACCGTAGTAGATGGTTTGAGAGGGGATGAAATCAGGAAGTGGCAAAGTCGGCTGAATATTTTCTGATACACTAGAATTGGTTTCAATTTGATTTGTTGAAATTTCTTTTACAGCACTTGCGTCATGACAAACAATGTTGACTTCATTATCTTTCTCGGCACACTCAAAAACCTTTATCGTTTTAGAAATTTCGCCATTATATGTTGTTGGAATGCGATTATCTGTATTATGCTCATTAGCCCATTTTATGATTTCTGCGGGAGAGGCTTTGATTTGCTTAAGTACTTTTGAGTATTTAAATCCAAAATAATGCACTCCAGGGTATCCATTTTCCACCCATTCTTGACGTAAAATTGTTGCCATTTTCTGAATTATTTGCTCGTTATTTAATCCATGAACAAATGATTCGTCAAAAATTGGAAATTCCAAATATTTCTGAAAATCGTATTTTTCTCGCTCTTTGATTTCCCACGAAGCCCAATCAGTCCATTCAGTTTCTGGCAACTTGAGGTTTTTCCACTGCTCTTTATCATAATTAGCATCTGCATCTACACAATAGAAATTTAGGGTATCAAAATGCTCTACAAAAAGACCATAACATGTAAGCCTTGTGTTAAAATGTTTCTGAATTCGTTCAAAAGAATCTGAATTTTTGGTTGATAGTCCAAAACTTGTATGAGGTGAATACTTTATGGAACGTCTTCCAAAATGAAACTTATTCTCGTCCTGAATTTTTGTAAACAAAAGTATGATTGGTATGTCACGAAATGTTTTTACTTCATTTCCACAACGCACAATAATCGTGTCAAACCTACTTGCCAGCTGTATTTCTTGATTTTGCGAACTCTTATAAGATTCGCTCGCCGTTACAAAAAATTTTTGTTTTCCCAAAATACATGACACCTCTGCCAATGGAATGGAATTAAAAAACATTCCCTTTAGAAGGTTCTCATATCCTTCCGCCTTAAAATGATATGGTGGCAGATTTCCATTACCTTCGTGTGACTGACCAAGAGAAGTTTCCCACGAAGGGCATTCTCCATTTTTAGGTGTGAAAATCAATGATCCCTGATCAAGTCTCATAATTGCCTCCAAATGTGAGCGATCAAAATTCCGACGACATTCACATCCCAGCCGTTGCCTGCTCTTTTAGACAACTGCGAATACGATTGTCCGTCAAAGTTGATTTCGCATTTCTTTTTATCGCGAGATATGTCAAACCCCATTAAACGGAATTGCTCATGAACAGACATTTTCCTAACGATTTCTTTGCCCTTGTTTTTTCCAGTTTTCTTAGGAGGTTCGATAACACGAAGACTATTATGTTCTGGTTGTGTAATCGTTATGCTGTATCCATCTGTCTTAATCTTCTTGTTATATACGTCAAAACATAATGGCGTTTTCACAACGAAAGAATCAATGTTGTGCTTAACCTTCAAGTGAGCAATTTGTTCATCAGACAAATAAAGTGTCTTGTCAGGGGCATCATCTAAAAAATCTGCCATTTTCACCTTGCTTTGAATTTTGTCTGGTTTAAGATTGAAGTTTTCCGGTAATCCACCTAATCGAGCGAACATCCAAAGGCGCTCTCTATTTTGCGGAACCCCATAATCCTTCGAGTTCAGAACAACTTTCGCTAAAGTGTTTTCCTCTGTCGTACCATATCCCATTTCAATCAGGTCTTTTACAAGTTGATCATGGACGGGCTTAAATTTTCCAGAAGTAAAACCTTTAACATTCTCCAAAAGGATATACTTCGGCTTTTTTACTCGACATATTCGAATGATGTGTCCAAGCATTGCTCCTCGACCATAGGGATCTTCTGTCCCCATTTGCATTCCTGCGGAAGAGAATGGCTGGCAAGGAAAACCGCCTGTAAACAAATCAAAATCAGGCAATTCATTAGGGTCAATCTGTGTGATGTCGCCCCAATTCTTTATAGGATTTCCTTTCTCGTCTCGATGATTTGCGTCAAAGAGTTTTGAAGCGTATTTATCGAACTCTGAATAACCAACAACAGTGTAATCAAAATTCGTCAAAGCTTTTTTTGCTCTTTTCAATCCAAAGGATGCTCCGCCATAACCAGCAAAGCCTTCAAAAACCCTGATTACATTCTTCTTCTGTCGAGTCTGGGCCATATCGCTCCATTTTGAAAGTGAACGAGTTCACTCTCGCGGGAGCGGTTCTGGCCGATTCGCTTAGCCGGGGTGCAGGCAAAAAAAACGGCGGGGAGCCGACTCACTCCTCGCCTAAAAGCGCGACATTTTCAAAAGAATACAATACACCCGCAAAAACCCGAGCGGATACACTACGCCCCGGGTACACTACGCCCATGCAACCCACGGGCGACGGCGAGTCATTGTCTTATTCTCGTATTCGTGAAAGTGTCTAGTTTCCAGATGAAGAACAAGAGCGATACTCAACGAGCGTTCACCCTCGTTCTTGCAGACACATCCAAGCTTTTTCTGGATATAAAAAAGGCGTGGAGTTGAATGCACCTATCATCTGGAGGCCTAGACTGCCCGAATACAACAAGCGCAAACAACTCACGCCCCATAATAGCCGTTTGCCTACAGGCAGATTTATCAAATATGCATGTACCAAAACGATGCGGCAGGCTTGCGCCGGTCGCAGACGTGAGCGTTCGCCTTATTCTCCGTATTCATGAAAGTGTCTAGTTTCCAGATGGAGAACAAGAGCAAAAACTCTATTTTCATCCAAAATATAAATTATTCCGGTGTCAAAAGATGTCGCCACGCCCGGAAGGCAAGAAAAAAGCGTAAAAATGCAGAATTCAACCGCCTGCAGGGGTCGATTTTCCTCGAAATTGTCAAAATTTCCGCAAAATTCGCCAATTGTCATAATATGACATTTAAGGAATGTATATTTGCGTCGAGAACACTTTTCCCCGCCTTTTTTGCTTGTAGGCGGATTGGAGTAGAAGATGAATGAAGTTGAAAGCAAAATTCTTGTGTTGAGAGATCAGCGAGTTATCCTTGATTGCGATTAGTTAATGTTGCCGAGAAAAAGGAGGTGGTCAAAAATTTTGACCACCTTGCCAAGCTAAAATACAGTCCTGTTAATCCAACAGCCTTTACTGAACGCGGTCTCTACATGCTTGCGACAATTTTGAAAGGGCGAGTCGCAACGCAAACAACTATCAACATCATCAATACATTCGTAGAAATTCGCGAGTTGTCTCGTGCCATTGCTCGCGTTCCTGAAGTTGTTGATGAAAATGAAAAGAAGTCTTTGTTGAAAAGAAGCGGCGAAATCATTTCTAATGTCCTCGCCTCGGATTCTACAAGTTTGGAAAGCGAAATGGAAATAGAATTGAATTTGGCGATGGTCAAGATAAGGCACAAAATAAAGAAAAAGTCAAATTGAATCAGAATGGCAAAAGGTGACAAAAAGGGAGTTTCCTTGCCTTTTTTACTCAGCTTTTTTATACCACAGGAAAACTTGGAATCACAAAATGTGATTTCAAGTTGGGGCGGCGACAGGTTTATGCCCTATGTTTTTACGGAACAGGGATTTGCCATGCTTTCATCCGTTCTGAAAAGTTTGATGCACTCACGCGCACTCTACATAAATCAAATCGATTCGGCCCTTGATAACGCGGTCCATTTTGATTTTCCAGCCGTTCGATTCCAAGAAGGCCTTGTATTCCTTTTCGGTCCATTCGTGGGCAAAGCGGATGCCCACGAGGCTCAGGAATTTTTGCCACAGGTTCTTCTTGCCGCCTTCGCGGAAAAAGAAGTTCGGGGCAATCAGCAAGCCGCCATCCTTTAAGACTCGGCGAATTTCTTCAAGCGCCTTTTCAGGATTCGGAATAATATGGAGCGCATTCGCGATGACTACAACGTCAAAGAAATTATCCTCAAATCGTAACGACGTCGCATCAGCCACTTCGAAACTCAAGTTATCTGGATTCTTCGCCTTGAGTGCGGTTTCAATCATCTTCGGCGCAAAATCCGTTGCCACCACGGACTTTGCGGCAGGCGCAATATGCCGCGCAATCATCCCGGGACCAGTTGCAAGTTCAAGCACAATCTTGCCCTTGGCAACTTCGCCGATACGCGCATACAGATAATCGTAGATATTCTTCTGCGTGCGCATCGAAAATTCATAAACCGGTGCGAAGAAATTCCAAATATTCATATTTCAAAG is a genomic window of Fibrobacter sp. UWB5 containing:
- the gltB gene encoding glutamate synthase large subunit — encoded protein: MNAQALYDPANEHDACGVGLVANINNVASHQIVLQGITVLKRLMHRGAAGGDPETGDGAGLLLSMPHKFFRKLYPSLPARYGVAMYFVENTLAADALDAEIKHVAESEGVDVIQFREVPVNPATIGHTARETLPHIRQVFFDGSKFKTNEEFDIKLYVVRRLVEKTCKGVYVCSCSRKSIVYKGLLLASQIEGFYKDLNDLDFESPLALVHQRYSTNTFPTWPLAHPFRYLAHNGEINTLRGNLNSLRAREPLLKSDVIGEDLPKLLPLIMPGQSDSASLDNMFELLVAAGRSLPHAMMMLLPQAWGQKHYLGRDVRGFFEYESMLMEPWDGPAAVAFSDGVNAGAILDRNGLRPARYTLCKDGLFVMASETGVLDLQDDEVEEKGRLKPGEIIYLDLENHHILKNAEMKAYVARSKPYRRWVAENKMSVRGLFSEINPADVPDDILVQQKRFGYSAEDLSIILQPMAKNGAEPIGSMGNDAALAVLSDKPQPLFNYFKQLFAQVTNPPIDPIREELVMSLTTYIGNHGNILEETPEQAHLIKIPRPIVTEDEIRRFENIGDKAFKAKELKMQFPLGGNGEVLEAALQNLAGDAVRAVNEGFDIIVLTDKNIDWGYVPIPSLLATASVNRALVEAGVRPEIGLVVQSGEVREVMHFALLLGFGATVINPYLAFQSITNMCHNGDLDVDPVTAAANYVKAVDKGLLKIMSKMGISTLRSYRSAQIFEAVGLNKELVEKFLPGTASRIEGIGLEEIATEVGERQKIAFADASKVLQSGGQYAYRKEGEKHLWTPQSLAAFRQAVQGGDYEKFKVYSKLINDQSERQATLRGLFKFKEATPIDISEVESRESIVKHFVAGAMSLGSLSPEAHETIAIAMNRIGAMSNCGEGGEDPDRDTPAPNGDIRSSAIRQIASGRFGVTIDYLRHAKDLQIKMAQGAKPGEGGQLPAHKVNEFVARIRHSTPNVSLISPPPHHDIYSIEDLAQLIYDLRNSNPKARVSVKLVSEVGVGTVAAGVAKAHADVVLISGHDGGTGASPLTSIKHAGLPWELGIAEAEQTLVLNDLRGRIKLQVDGQLKTGRDIVVAALLGAEEFGFATNLLVSLGCVMDRKCHTNQCPMGIATQDADFRKRFAGKPEYVENFLFFIADEVREILASLGLRSLEEACGRSDLLEKDSAIAFYKAKNLDFSKIFETVKGGVKSFDKSYVKEELVNFDRRELLPFVKETLEKGTAVELCTVVHNTDRTVGTELSGEVDEHFGVKGLPEDTIRIHLQGVAGQSFGAFLAPGVTLDLEGEANDFMGKGLSGGKIIVRPPHNATFKAEDNVIAGNVIGYGGTSGKVFINGLAGERFGIRNSGMLLVSEGVGDHGCEYMTGGRVVVLGRVGVNFAAGMTGGFAYVYDETGHFDLSCNVGSVDLESVLAGTDSERELIDFIEQHVQATGSEKGKRILENWNSERPKFVKIFPVDYRNALAKKG